One window of Metopolophium dirhodum isolate CAU chromosome 3, ASM1992520v1, whole genome shotgun sequence genomic DNA carries:
- the LOC132940746 gene encoding uncharacterized protein LOC132940746 has product MKIIIVLILSLFFYPPLTTQDSTVVKNQVICNIAGSVWTSTYVFDINQLPERCDIITIGQYAFNRDDGTNTRITESDKGVIRTLIEANKPVYTRIGFLYKDDWSSIFDPPDADVFQKKIFDPLVNFLNTFKVNGILINCEDIYNVDIDDFAQKMSNFVSAIKGKVDKLIVGLIIYGGYYEKFPDNTLFDFSITNKVLDLYIIDWSVLNDCEEDKTKTDMTPVTSTTPNTTTIEQVTCGVTSSCMDKSKIYALIQMLPVIPENLVPEGAKRISTYSIYCAIPDQASSSQWCTSPSKMSYDQGVHAKKFYVGIVLQQLDTDDYESKCECGPFPVSNTIIDGWTGCPFKNCRKLDRN; this is encoded by the exons atgaaaattataatagtgcttattttgagtttatttttttaccctCCATTGACAACAcaag ATAGTACGGTCGTCAAAAATCAGGTAATTTGCAATATAGCTGGAAGTGTCTGGACGAGTACTTATGTTTTCGATATAAACCAACTTCCAGAACGTTGTGATATAATTACAATAGGTCAATATGCTTTTAACCGTGATGATGGTACTAATACCCGTATCACGGAATCAGATAAAG GTGTAATAAGAACCTTGATAGAAGCTAATAAACCTGTGTACACACGCATTGGGTTCTTGTATAAAGATGATTGGAGTTCAATATTTGATCCTCCGGATGCAGATGTATTTCAGAAGAAAATATTTGATCCATtagtcaattttttaaatacttttaaagttaATGGTATTCTTATTAATTGTGAAGACATATACAAT gTTGATATAGATGATTTTGCACAAAAAATGAGTAACTTTGTGTCTGCAATTAAAGGAAAAgtagataaattaatagttgGTTTAATCATATATGGTGGGTACTATGAAAAATTTCCAGATAATACtc tttttgatttttcaataacaaATAAAGTATTGGATCTTTATATCATTGATTGGTCAGTATTAAACGATTGTGAAGAGGATAAAACAAAAACTGATATGACTCCAGTAACATCCACTACTCCGAATACGACGACTATA gaaCAAGTTACTTGTGGTGTGACTAGTTCGTGTATGGATAAATCGAAAATATATGCTTTGATACAAATGCTTCCAGTAATTCCAGAAAATCTTGTTCCCGAAGGCGCTAAGCGTATTTCAACGTATTCTAta TATTGTGCCATTCCCGATCAAGCTAGTTCATCTCAATGGTGTACTAGCCCTTCAAAAATGTCATATGatcaa GGAGTACACGCAAAAAAGTTCTATGTTGGAATTGTCTTACAACAGCTCGATACAGATGATTACGAGAGCAAATGTGAATGTGGCCCATTTCCAGTATCAAACACAATAATTGATGGATGGACAGGATGTCCTTTTAAAAATTGTCGAAAACTAGATCGAAATTaa